One part of the Lachnospiraceae bacterium JLR.KK002 genome encodes these proteins:
- a CDS encoding ABC transporter ATP-binding protein, with protein MKVQILLKKEILSMKKALAAYFLVSLGTLLLQLLVPYVSGSYIDSLVGKQPMILAFVGAMAFLNIFSILMEYGMTYLMTKLNNTFLYKICNKMFQHVYGTSLSFFQSHDAAFLTDQITGDAATIAEFVLNSIPDIAYNMLLLIVSALFVLRADLILGLLVMLTIPIYLYIYWKLEKRMYENEHEYKEAGNDYTSKGMEQIRCTQFVKENAISKEMEDRFACSFHRMLKSAVGQVKTQYLFSNLNRLIMVLCYLLILGIGGYNVVIGKISIGYFTIINSYVNMILSAASDIIDFSGSYPKVKVAADRMNELLAECQTETLCNKRLRNLEENEIKTVRLENISFSFGKKMLFHQLSATFEVGKIYGIVGENGAGKSTLLDVILGLYPKEYGGEILYNGTNIKELCSSEILKCNIAFLGQQTERINISPKEYLHFGIEKYNPDIEQELIRQFLLNQDFDMEQEENIVHCSGGEMQKLALVRTFQKNCTLTILDEPTNGLDMETVQRLVQLLIQEKEHHIFIIVSHDKRILDICDEKIDLNILGM; from the coding sequence ATGAAAGTTCAGATTCTTTTAAAGAAAGAAATTTTATCTATGAAGAAGGCTCTTGCCGCTTATTTTTTAGTTTCATTGGGAACGTTGCTTCTGCAGCTTTTGGTTCCATATGTAAGTGGCTCATATATTGATTCCTTAGTAGGAAAGCAACCTATGATTTTAGCATTTGTGGGGGCAATGGCATTTCTTAATATATTTTCTATACTGATGGAATATGGGATGACATACCTTATGACAAAATTGAATAATACATTTTTGTACAAAATATGCAACAAAATGTTCCAACATGTATATGGTACATCCCTCTCCTTTTTTCAAAGTCATGATGCGGCCTTTTTGACAGATCAAATTACCGGAGATGCAGCTACTATTGCGGAATTTGTGTTGAATAGTATTCCAGATATTGCATATAATATGCTCCTTTTGATTGTAAGCGCTTTATTTGTACTTCGTGCAGATTTGATACTGGGATTACTTGTTATGCTGACAATTCCAATATATCTATACATATATTGGAAATTGGAAAAAAGAATGTATGAAAACGAGCATGAATATAAGGAGGCAGGGAATGATTACACATCTAAAGGAATGGAACAGATACGATGCACGCAATTTGTAAAAGAAAATGCAATATCAAAAGAAATGGAAGACAGGTTTGCATGTTCGTTTCATAGGATGTTAAAAAGCGCAGTCGGTCAAGTAAAGACACAATATCTTTTTTCCAACTTAAATCGCCTTATTATGGTACTATGTTATCTGTTGATATTAGGGATTGGTGGATATAATGTTGTGATTGGAAAAATATCAATTGGATATTTTACTATTATTAATAGCTATGTAAATATGATATTGTCTGCTGCTTCGGACATTATCGACTTCTCTGGAAGCTACCCTAAAGTAAAAGTTGCGGCAGATCGTATGAATGAACTATTGGCAGAGTGCCAAACGGAAACTTTATGCAATAAAAGATTAAGAAATTTAGAGGAAAATGAAATTAAGACAGTAAGACTTGAGAATATTTCTTTTTCATTTGGAAAGAAAATGCTATTCCATCAATTATCTGCAACGTTTGAAGTAGGAAAAATTTATGGAATAGTAGGTGAGAATGGTGCAGGAAAATCTACATTGTTAGATGTAATATTGGGATTGTATCCGAAAGAGTATGGGGGAGAAATTCTGTATAACGGAACCAATATAAAAGAACTGTGTAGTTCCGAAATACTGAAATGCAACATTGCTTTTTTGGGACAGCAAACAGAACGAATTAATATTTCACCTAAAGAATATCTGCATTTTGGGATTGAAAAATATAATCCGGATATTGAGCAGGAATTGATTCGGCAGTTTCTTCTGAATCAAGATTTTGATATGGAGCAAGAAGAAAACATTGTGCATTGTTCTGGTGGAGAGATGCAAAAATTAGCCTTAGTGCGTACTTTTCAAAAGAATTGCACACTGACGATTTTGGATGAACCGACAAACGGATTGGATATGGAAACAGTACAACGATTAGTTCAGTTGCTTATACAGGAAAAAGAACATCACATATTTATTATTGTATCGCATGATAAAAGAATATTGGATATTTGTGATGAAAAAATAGATCTTAATATATTGGGAATGTAG
- a CDS encoding ABC transporter ATP-binding protein: MEAYIKVKDVEKYYGSSGNITKAVDRVSFEISKGEFVGIMGESGSGKTSLLNVLATIDTATAGHIYFEGKDITKMSEDERSGFRKENLGFIFQNFNLLDTMTLQENIYMPLILNEEKSNDIIKRTEEIINILGIKEAGNKYPYQVSGGQQQRCSCARALVNNPKLILADEPTGALDAQNSENLMELLLEINKKFKTTILMVTHDSFSASYCNRILFLENGKISYEIYRGARNREEYLRAILDAQKA, translated from the coding sequence ATGGAAGCATATATAAAGGTGAAAGATGTTGAGAAATATTATGGGAGTTCAGGAAACATTACTAAAGCAGTAGACAGAGTTAGTTTTGAAATATCAAAAGGGGAATTTGTTGGGATTATGGGGGAATCCGGTTCTGGAAAAACATCGTTACTGAATGTGCTTGCCACCATTGACACAGCTACGGCAGGGCACATATATTTTGAAGGAAAAGATATTACAAAAATGAGCGAGGACGAGAGAAGTGGATTTAGGAAGGAAAATTTAGGTTTCATTTTCCAAAACTTCAATCTCTTAGATACCATGACATTGCAGGAAAATATTTATATGCCCCTGATTCTTAATGAAGAAAAAAGTAACGACATCATAAAACGAACGGAAGAAATCATAAATATATTGGGAATCAAGGAAGCTGGAAACAAATATCCATATCAAGTATCCGGTGGACAACAGCAGAGATGTTCCTGTGCCAGAGCGCTCGTAAATAATCCTAAATTGATTTTAGCTGACGAACCGACAGGCGCCCTTGACGCACAGAATTCAGAAAATTTAATGGAATTGCTTTTAGAAATCAATAAGAAATTCAAGACAACTATTTTGATGGTTACGCATGATTCTTTTTCTGCAAGCTACTGTAACCGTATCTTGTTTTTGGAAAATGGGAAAATATCTTATGAGATATATCGGGGAGCTAGGAACAGGGAGGAATATCTCCGAGCAATTTTGGATGCGCAAAAAGCATAA
- a CDS encoding sigma factor-like helix-turn-helix DNA-binding protein, which produces MEKISEEYQRRIEHEFNALCKIIIHHSSAEAKGKASKRWKQEISFEYLVESGVIPAYSCGGFENGIEARYPLLLCGHTVILENERLSKALSSLEREKQEIVFLYFFKHYTYQEIAGYYGQAHSSVWSRMQTVMKQLKREMVKQE; this is translated from the coding sequence GTGGAAAAAATCAGTGAAGAATATCAAAGACGCATTGAGCATGAGTTTAATGCCCTATGTAAGATCATCATTCATCATTCGTCAGCAGAAGCTAAGGGCAAAGCTTCTAAAAGATGGAAGCAGGAAATATCTTTTGAGTATTTAGTAGAATCAGGAGTGATACCAGCATATAGTTGTGGGGGATTTGAGAATGGAATAGAAGCCAGATATCCACTGTTGCTTTGCGGACATACTGTAATTCTAGAAAATGAGCGGCTTTCCAAGGCATTATCCTCATTGGAAAGGGAGAAACAAGAAATTGTATTCTTATATTTTTTTAAACATTATACTTACCAGGAAATTGCAGGGTATTATGGTCAGGCACATAGTAGCGTTTGGAGCAGGATGCAGACGGTAATGAAGCAGCTAAAAAGAGAAATGGTGAAACAGGAATGA
- a CDS encoding helix-turn-helix domain-containing protein, with protein MKGKNLISYGTIVKAANGDPGAIETVLEHYGGYIRYFSKMDGYVNTDVENHVRERLIDGILKFRFDKE; from the coding sequence ATGAAGGGAAAGAATCTTATTTCGTATGGAACGATTGTAAAAGCTGCCAATGGTGATCCGGGAGCAATCGAAACAGTATTAGAACATTATGGTGGATATATCCGATATTTTTCAAAAATGGATGGTTATGTGAATACAGATGTAGAAAACCATGTAAGGGAACGGTTAATAGACGGTATATTGAAATTCCGTTTTGATAAAGAATAG
- a CDS encoding DUF5720 family protein: MRFTKSELEMVYKYEATTKEDTVKAMRDGQSAARDDLTRIIIRNAADKLEKLPEPECSRFIADNKARFIGQGRSSVLRRLNEAKERLKQPVLQGHDLSGRERFQPDTRHMIVLDVLNNDSPVGFKGERYRFFLSDGRYRNAIESEKRGEIKIRSHAAVVSGKLYPDKKAEHNR, encoded by the coding sequence ATGCGATTTACAAAGAGTGAACTGGAGATGGTTTACAAATATGAAGCGACAACAAAAGAGGACACAGTGAAAGCTATGAGGGACGGGCAGTCAGCAGCCAGGGACGACCTGACACGGATTATCATAAGGAATGCCGCAGACAAACTGGAGAAACTTCCAGAACCGGAATGCAGCCGGTTCATAGCGGACAATAAGGCACGTTTCATAGGACAGGGCAGAAGTTCTGTCCTGCGGAGACTGAATGAAGCAAAGGAACGGTTGAAACAGCCGGTCTTACAGGGGCATGACCTGTCAGGGAGGGAACGGTTCCAGCCGGACACAAGACATATGATCGTCCTTGATGTGCTGAATAATGACAGCCCCGTAGGATTTAAAGGGGAGAGATACCGCTTCTTTCTCTCAGACGGGAGATACCGCAATGCCATAGAAAGTGAAAAGCGTGGGGAAATCAAAATCCGCAGCCATGCGGCGGTAGTTTCCGGGAAACTGTATCCAGATAAGAAAGCGGAGCATAACAGATAA
- a CDS encoding recombinase family protein, producing the protein MQNTENKEIWTALYTRLSMDDGNVGESMSIGSQKAILKRKAEEMGIHSYKFYVDDGYSGTNFNRPSFQQMIADIEAGHVDCVITKDLSRLGRNYLESGAYIEVFFPNHHVRYIAVNDGVDSANSGEMDITPFKNILNEFYSRDISKKVKTGRYIRASQGKFMGAYAPFGYKKDPADKNHLIADEETAPTVRYIFQLALEGYGNNKIGKILYEEKIPKPAYYNQEVFGKFLIAEDDIYNWKQSTIIRILRNPLYKGYFWVQRYDRKHFKQQSRGYIPIKERVTIPSDHEALVDEHTWNTVQKILDRHTKVKPCTSGYDNKFRGILKCADCGNNLTIHTDGRNPDRPLLEKTYYLCRIYRARGAKFCSKHRISAGDLEELVLSDIQFHAGKVIKDREKFMRKVLGQMDISSANSKANIDKKVAVLEKKLKESDKQFIKLYGDWSKQLISEQQFRLLSAHFEQEKKDYTEQIEKLRATAENLEDSAGKAERLADEMAECAEIKELTTEIVNRLIEKIEVSEPQTVNGEKVQNIRIFYKFVGEIN; encoded by the coding sequence ATGCAGAATACAGAAAATAAAGAAATATGGACAGCACTCTATACGAGATTGTCAATGGATGATGGAAACGTCGGGGAGAGCATGAGTATCGGGAGCCAGAAAGCAATCCTTAAACGGAAAGCGGAAGAAATGGGAATCCACAGCTACAAGTTCTACGTAGACGATGGGTACTCTGGTACGAATTTTAACCGGCCATCTTTTCAACAGATGATTGCAGATATCGAAGCGGGGCATGTGGATTGCGTCATAACCAAAGATTTATCAAGGCTCGGCAGGAATTATCTGGAGAGCGGGGCGTATATCGAGGTATTTTTCCCGAACCACCATGTCCGCTATATCGCTGTCAATGACGGCGTAGATTCCGCAAACAGCGGTGAGATGGACATTACTCCGTTCAAGAATATCCTGAACGAATTTTATTCGAGGGATATTTCTAAAAAGGTAAAGACGGGAAGGTATATCCGAGCCAGTCAGGGGAAATTTATGGGGGCGTATGCACCGTTTGGTTATAAAAAAGACCCGGCAGACAAAAATCATCTGATTGCGGATGAAGAGACAGCGCCGACTGTTCGCTATATTTTCCAGCTTGCGTTGGAAGGTTACGGAAACAATAAGATCGGGAAAATTCTTTATGAAGAAAAAATTCCGAAGCCAGCTTATTACAATCAGGAAGTTTTCGGGAAGTTTTTGATTGCTGAGGATGATATTTATAATTGGAAACAGTCTACGATAATTCGTATACTCCGGAATCCTCTGTATAAAGGTTATTTTTGGGTACAGAGGTATGACAGGAAGCATTTTAAACAGCAGTCAAGAGGTTATATCCCGATTAAGGAACGTGTAACTATACCCAGCGACCATGAAGCCCTAGTAGACGAGCATACATGGAATACCGTTCAGAAAATTCTTGACAGGCATACAAAAGTAAAGCCTTGTACTTCTGGTTATGATAATAAGTTCCGGGGAATTTTAAAATGTGCCGATTGTGGCAATAATCTGACAATCCATACGGACGGAAGGAACCCGGACAGACCTTTGCTTGAAAAGACGTATTACCTGTGCCGGATTTACCGTGCAAGGGGAGCGAAGTTCTGCAGTAAGCACCGCATCAGCGCCGGGGATTTGGAAGAACTGGTACTTTCTGATATCCAGTTCCATGCAGGGAAGGTCATAAAGGATCGAGAGAAATTTATGCGGAAAGTGCTTGGTCAGATGGACATATCATCTGCAAACAGCAAGGCGAATATTGATAAGAAAGTGGCTGTCTTAGAGAAAAAGTTAAAAGAATCTGATAAACAATTCATCAAGTTGTATGGGGACTGGTCAAAGCAGTTGATATCAGAGCAGCAGTTCCGGTTGCTGTCTGCCCACTTTGAGCAGGAAAAGAAAGACTATACAGAGCAAATCGAAAAGTTAAGAGCGACGGCTGAAAATCTGGAGGACAGTGCAGGTAAAGCGGAACGCCTTGCCGATGAGATGGCGGAATGTGCAGAGATTAAGGAGCTGACTACAGAGATTGTCAATCGCCTGATCGAAAAGATTGAGGTTTCGGAACCTCAGACCGTCAACGGGGAGAAAGTCCAGAATATCAGGATTTTCTATAAGTTTGTTGGGGAAATCAATTAA
- a CDS encoding TnpV protein has product MAKTIFEELGGRYERQGDYLIPCIALPAEEEQPIGTWGQRHLDYLKQYRKVTYTNLLTSGRLNSYLADIDRQAQERFERLIEGMKQAQGITERLKEENALEWTGRHNDVRACAREVVEREIIYS; this is encoded by the coding sequence ATGGCAAAGACGATTTTTGAGGAACTGGGCGGCAGATACGAAAGGCAAGGTGACTATTTAATTCCATGTATAGCTTTACCCGCCGAAGAAGAACAGCCAATAGGCACATGGGGACAGCGGCATCTGGACTATCTGAAGCAGTACCGAAAGGTTACATACACCAATCTGCTCACAAGTGGCAGGCTCAATTCTTACCTTGCCGACATTGACAGGCAGGCGCAGGAACGCTTTGAAAGGCTCATAGAGGGCATGAAACAGGCACAGGGCATAACGGAACGCCTAAAGGAAGAAAACGCCTTAGAATGGACAGGACGGCACAATGATGTGAGGGCTTGTGCAAGGGAAGTTGTGGAAAGGGAAATCATATATTCATAG
- a CDS encoding lantibiotic protection ABC transporter ATP-binding protein — MDFILKTTNLSRNFGKHSAVTDVSIHVREKSVYGLLGPNGAGKSTILKMVTGMLRPTSGTIEFASHAWNRQDLKHIGALIENPPLYENLTAFENLKVRTILLGLPEQRINDVLKIVDLQNTGKKKAGQFSMGMKQRLGIAIALLNHPSLLILDEPTNGLDPIGIGELRNLIRSFPQQGITVILSSHILSEVQLIADDIGIIANGTLGYEGEMQHSGNLEELFLKVVEESRR, encoded by the coding sequence ATGGATTTCATATTGAAAACAACAAATCTTAGTAGGAATTTTGGGAAACATTCTGCTGTAACGGATGTATCAATCCATGTACGGGAAAAAAGCGTTTACGGACTATTAGGTCCGAACGGGGCAGGAAAATCTACAATCCTAAAGATGGTAACAGGTATGCTCCGTCCAACATCTGGCACGATTGAATTTGCCAGCCATGCATGGAACAGACAGGACTTAAAGCATATTGGGGCTTTGATAGAAAATCCCCCGTTATATGAAAATCTGACGGCATTTGAAAATTTAAAAGTAAGGACTATTTTGTTAGGCTTACCAGAGCAGCGAATAAATGATGTATTAAAAATTGTGGATTTGCAAAATACAGGAAAGAAAAAAGCAGGACAATTCTCAATGGGGATGAAACAGCGGTTGGGGATTGCAATAGCATTGCTGAATCATCCGTCTTTGTTAATTCTGGATGAGCCGACAAACGGATTAGACCCGATTGGTATCGGAGAATTGCGAAACTTAATCCGCTCATTTCCACAGCAAGGGATAACAGTTATATTGTCAAGTCATATTCTTTCAGAGGTACAGCTTATTGCAGATGACATAGGCATTATTGCAAACGGTACGCTTGGATATGAGGGCGAAATGCAGCATAGTGGAAATCTTGAGGAACTGTTTCTCAAAGTCGTTGAAGAAAGCAGGAGGTAA
- a CDS encoding lantibiotic immunity ABC transporter MutE/EpiE family permease subunit: MKKYIRSEWMKHRRTFVMKILILAPVITLLMNVFAPMWYQQNSFNWWYILLFPGCLTLLCTICEQRDGGKMKYRSLIPLSIKLENVWIAKATVILLFDIAANLVFLSLNMLGGVAVFLIYEIPISISLIQATAGIFCIIVASMWEIPVCLWLSKKVGAFATVVINAGIGSFLGVALANTKFWIFCPYSWISRLMVPAIGILPNGVPVSEEAGNLPVPVAMIVLALLFSVILSFTLLRLSAKSFSQQEVK; this comes from the coding sequence ATGAAAAAATATATACGCTCAGAATGGATGAAACACAGACGGACTTTTGTAATGAAAATTCTTATCCTTGCCCCTGTTATTACGCTGCTTATGAATGTGTTTGCACCAATGTGGTATCAGCAAAATTCATTTAACTGGTGGTATATTTTGCTTTTCCCAGGCTGCCTTACTTTGCTTTGTACAATATGCGAGCAGCGGGACGGGGGAAAGATGAAATACAGAAGCCTTATTCCTCTTTCCATAAAGCTTGAAAATGTCTGGATTGCAAAAGCGACTGTTATATTGCTTTTTGACATTGCAGCAAACTTAGTATTCTTAAGTTTGAATATGCTTGGCGGCGTGGCAGTTTTCCTTATTTACGAAATTCCAATCAGTATATCGCTGATTCAGGCTACAGCGGGCATCTTTTGTATTATTGTGGCATCTATGTGGGAAATACCAGTCTGCTTGTGGCTGTCGAAAAAGGTTGGTGCATTTGCAACAGTTGTGATAAATGCAGGAATAGGCTCATTCTTAGGGGTAGCACTGGCGAATACTAAGTTTTGGATTTTTTGCCCGTATAGTTGGATATCCCGTTTAATGGTTCCTGCAATTGGGATATTGCCAAACGGTGTACCTGTTTCTGAAGAAGCAGGTAATTTACCAGTGCCAGTTGCGATGATTGTTTTAGCATTACTGTTTTCCGTGATACTAAGTTTCACTTTGCTAAGGCTCAGTGCTAAAAGTTTTTCACAGCAGGAGGTAAAATAG
- a CDS encoding lantibiotic immunity ABC transporter MutG family permease subunit: MRTILRCIRANCLKTKRSILSVIYVLVPFVLALAFAGYFHISNWDRTLKISAFLEMMGIIYPFLIGITVGIIAQQESRAGQYQFILSAVPSRVSVYIGEICFLLINSLLFCVVAVACFSLLFPFASINGCIQIIGLLLLGTAPIYLIHFLCAFMFGKSASMGLGIAGSLLAAIMLTGLGDICWQYIPWAWSVRFMDFWCLSVTDRNAYLQSCNSFYGGIIINVMVVLVLFAIGIIWIKLWDGGKEND, from the coding sequence GTGAGAACAATATTAAGGTGTATAAGAGCGAATTGTCTTAAAACGAAGCGTTCTATACTGAGTGTTATTTATGTACTTGTCCCTTTTGTATTGGCTTTGGCATTTGCAGGCTATTTTCATATTTCAAATTGGGACAGGACACTTAAGATAAGTGCTTTTCTTGAAATGATGGGTATCATATATCCGTTTTTGATTGGAATCACCGTGGGAATCATTGCACAGCAGGAAAGTCGGGCAGGACAGTATCAATTTATATTGAGTGCTGTCCCGTCAAGGGTAAGCGTTTATATCGGGGAAATATGTTTCTTACTGATAAATTCCTTATTATTTTGTGTAGTTGCTGTTGCCTGTTTTTCACTCCTTTTTCCGTTTGCTTCCATAAATGGCTGCATTCAGATTATAGGGCTTCTGCTTTTAGGTACTGCCCCTATATATCTGATACATTTCCTGTGTGCTTTCATGTTTGGTAAAAGTGCTTCTATGGGGCTTGGAATAGCAGGAAGTTTATTGGCGGCAATTATGCTCACGGGTTTAGGGGATATATGTTGGCAATATATTCCGTGGGCGTGGAGCGTCCGCTTTATGGATTTCTGGTGTCTTTCTGTCACGGACAGGAATGCTTATTTGCAGAGTTGCAATTCATTTTACGGTGGGATTATAATAAATGTAATGGTGGTGCTTGTGTTGTTTGCTATCGGCATTATTTGGATTAAGTTATGGGACGGAGGAAAAGAAAATGATTAA
- a CDS encoding NisI/SpaI family lantibiotic immunity lipoprotein, whose amino-acid sequence MIKKMLLVCVCLIALSVCFTGCNNNQILDTADKNNTLNDTLPKYELNTADYTEISFDGKTYAITERTTKASDLGEEIGQVSQNITTVEGDKLRYGYVYMLEGTTDIAVNINEKYFIAELTDK is encoded by the coding sequence ATGATTAAGAAAATGCTGTTGGTATGTGTATGTCTGATAGCTTTAAGTGTCTGTTTCACGGGCTGCAATAACAATCAAATATTGGATACGGCTGATAAGAATAATACGCTGAATGACACTCTTCCAAAATATGAGCTGAATACTGCTGATTATACGGAGATAAGCTTTGACGGAAAGACATACGCCATTACAGAAAGAACAACAAAAGCCTCTGATTTAGGTGAAGAAATTGGGCAGGTTTCTCAAAACATCACAACGGTTGAAGGAGATAAATTGCGGTATGGATATGTTTATATGCTTGAGGGAACAACGGATATTGCAGTAAATATCAATGAAAAATATTTTATTGCAGAATTGACAGATAAATAA
- a CDS encoding response regulator has translation MARLLVIDDEKAILDLVKNGLEKDGHIVAICGSATDVAVDRLKDYDLILLDIMMPDVDGFMFCKKIRGLVDCPILFLTAKVLETDIIYGLGLGADDYITPLYNYYK, from the coding sequence TTGGCACGGTTGTTGGTAATTGACGATGAAAAAGCCATTCTTGACTTAGTTAAGAATGGCTTGGAAAAAGATGGTCATATTGTTGCTATATGTGGAAGTGCAACGGATGTTGCGGTAGACCGCTTGAAAGATTACGATTTGATTTTGTTAGATATTATGATGCCAGATGTTGATGGATTCATGTTTTGCAAAAAAATCCGAGGGCTTGTGGATTGTCCGATTCTGTTTCTTACTGCAAAGGTTTTGGAAACAGACATCATCTACGGGTTAGGATTAGGGGCTGATGATTATATTACACCACTTTACAACTATTATAAATAG
- a CDS encoding transposase, with product MESADSIRFLYRHFLSKLTDKSLNAFYYACSYAKVDYSRFMNATASMALKLIPKSLETQPVFLCMDDTIVPKYGKKFEDVSKLFDHSAHNGSGYLNGHCFVSVMLCVPMWDKGKIVYQAFPLSYRMWQKEESKLKLAASMVRQAMPELQEKANVIILCDSWYTKGDLVSVVDEYPNLGLIGNARYDSVLYDLAPQPTGKRGRPAKHGKRLSAEKDFTLSDEKIGGYYIGMRRVLTNIFGTREVFAYVTATEKEGGSRRLFFSTVFPTQLQIFCAWQEKTPLNQTGSAWMDYIPLFLYSFRWKIEVSYYEQKTFWSLCSYMVRSRKGIEMLVNLINIAYCAMKLLPYQDEAFSKYRRESAQDFRFVLSERIRQEVFFATFVKKSESIIKSSALMRALKYLVQQKERYL from the coding sequence CTGGAGTCAGCGGATTCCATCCGTTTCCTTTACAGACATTTCCTGTCAAAGCTAACAGATAAATCCCTGAATGCCTTTTACTATGCCTGCTCCTATGCCAAAGTGGATTATTCCAGGTTTATGAATGCAACAGCATCTATGGCATTGAAACTAATCCCGAAATCCTTAGAGACGCAGCCCGTTTTTTTATGCATGGATGATACCATTGTTCCCAAATATGGAAAGAAATTTGAGGATGTCTCAAAACTCTTTGACCATTCCGCGCACAACGGCAGCGGCTACCTGAATGGGCACTGCTTTGTAAGTGTCATGCTCTGTGTGCCAATGTGGGATAAAGGCAAGATTGTTTACCAGGCGTTTCCGCTTTCCTACCGTATGTGGCAGAAAGAAGAGTCAAAATTAAAGCTGGCTGCTTCCATGGTACGCCAGGCCATGCCTGAATTACAGGAAAAGGCGAATGTCATTATCCTATGCGACAGCTGGTATACAAAAGGGGATCTGGTTTCTGTCGTGGATGAATACCCAAACCTTGGCCTAATCGGAAATGCAAGGTATGACTCTGTCCTTTATGACCTTGCCCCGCAGCCGACCGGAAAAAGGGGCAGGCCTGCAAAACATGGGAAACGTCTTTCGGCGGAAAAAGATTTTACACTTTCGGATGAAAAAATAGGCGGTTATTATATTGGGATGCGCCGTGTCCTTACAAATATTTTCGGCACAAGGGAAGTTTTTGCCTATGTGACAGCCACAGAGAAGGAAGGCGGTTCCAGGCGCCTGTTCTTCAGTACGGTTTTCCCCACACAGCTGCAGATTTTTTGTGCATGGCAGGAAAAGACCCCCCTGAACCAGACGGGGAGTGCATGGATGGATTACATCCCCTTGTTCCTGTACTCATTCAGATGGAAGATAGAAGTCAGCTATTACGAACAGAAAACCTTCTGGTCACTATGCAGCTATATGGTGCGCAGCCGGAAAGGGATTGAAATGCTGGTTAATCTGATCAACATAGCTTATTGTGCGATGAAACTGCTGCCATATCAGGATGAAGCATTTTCAAAGTACCGTAGGGAAAGCGCACAGGATTTCAGGTTTGTGCTCAGCGAGCGGATCAGGCAGGAGGTATTTTTTGCCACTTTCGTGAAAAAGAGCGAAAGTATAATAAAATCATCTGCCCTTATGAGAGCCTTAAAATACCTTGTTCAGCAAAAGGAGCGCTATTTATAA
- a CDS encoding PcfJ domain-containing protein, whose protein sequence is MYPKDLQKSHDKAARRIKHRKDAKIKRDFIAVYQELSGQLDFEKDGLKIVYPDTPDDVIKEGHALHHCVGGYVERAANKECVILFLRKSYDESKPFYTIEVRGQKAVQVRGTGNCSMTPEVEAFITAWEQRVLSTRLPAAAA, encoded by the coding sequence CTGTACCCGAAAGATTTACAGAAATCCCACGATAAAGCGGCCCGCCGGATAAAGCACAGGAAAGACGCTAAAATAAAACGTGACTTTATCGCTGTATACCAGGAACTTTCCGGGCAGCTGGATTTTGAGAAAGACGGCTTGAAAATCGTGTATCCTGATACGCCGGATGACGTTATAAAAGAAGGGCATGCACTGCATCACTGCGTAGGCGGCTATGTGGAACGTGCGGCTAACAAAGAATGTGTCATACTGTTCCTTCGGAAAAGCTATGACGAATCCAAGCCATTTTATACGATTGAAGTCCGGGGACAAAAAGCGGTACAGGTACGGGGCACAGGAAACTGCAGCATGACGCCGGAAGTTGAGGCGTTTATCACAGCCTGGGAGCAGAGGGTGCTTAGCACCCGGCTTCCGGCTGCTGCGGCATAA